The Methylocaldum marinum genome includes the window AAGGATTTTTCTGCAGGCTGAAAAATACTCATTTCCGGTAAAAACGATCTCTCAATATTCACTATAAGTCGCGCAGGCGCTGGATGTCTCCCACAAGGTCACGCTCCTGACCTTGTAACCTCGGCTTGCCACATGTCCGAAAATCAGCTTGGCAAGATATTCGGCCGTCGGATGCTCGTCGAGCGCCAGAAAACGCTCTCCGGCCGAGGCGAGCGCCGGCAGGAGCGGATCGTCCTTGTGCAGAAGCAGGTTGTGATCGAGCTGCCGGTCGATATACTCCGACGCGGCGGCGCCGATATCCGCAAAATCGCATACCATGCCCTGTTCGTTCAGACTCTCGGCAACCACGGTAATTGCAGCTTTGACACTGTGTCCGTGGAGATGACGGCACTTGCCCGTATGCTTCATTAGACGGTGCCCGTAGCAAAAATACACTTCTTTGGTAATCGTAAACATGAAACGCGACAAGGAATTTGATGAGGGATATCACTCGCTCTTGATGCCTTTGATGGCGCCGGCGATACGGTAACGGCCCGCATCTGCCGTACACCGGAGTGTTTCGATATAGGCGGTCAGAGGAGGCGTAATCTTATTTTGGGGAACGAGGCACACTACCAAGGCCTTGCCCACGGCAACGGGGGTGTCGGCCTCGAACAGGATTCCGGAGCCGCTGATATTCACACATACCCCCTCATGGACGATATCGGTATCGGCGAGCCGGAAAGTCAACTTGCAATCGGCCTGCATGCGAATGAAATCGCGCTTTTCGTCATACTCCAGCATGTCTGTGAGTCTCCCCCGTTAGGTCTCCCGCTATTCTAACCGATAGATGATCCTGGAAACGGCAGCCGACCGCTTGGGTGGGATAGGAACGCCGTTTCTAGGATGATAGCCGAAGTCGCCAAGGCCTTTCCGATTTCGGGTTTGGCAATCGGCACCCATTTATGCCATAGTGCCGCGCCTAAATCGACACAACCTGTTGGAACGACTCAGCATCCGACACCTTGAACTTATGAGCACGAAATCCATCGTCCTTACGGGAATCACCACGACCGGCACACCTCACCTCGGCAATTACGTGGGTGCCATTCGGCCGGCGATCGAAGCCAGCCGCGATCATGACGTTCTGCCTTTCTATTTTCTGGCGGACTACCATGCCCTGATCAAATGCCAGGACCCGGAACGCGTCCGTCAATCGACCCTGGAAATCGCCGCGACCTGGCTGGCTTTGGGCCTGGATACCGAAAACGCAGTGTTCTACCGCCAGTCGGACGTCCCCGAGATTACCGAACTGGCCTGGATCCTCAGTTGCGTCACCGCCAAGGGACTGATGAATCGCGCCCACGCCTACAAGGCCGCGGTTCAGGCCAACGAGGAGAGCGGCGAAAGCGATCCCGACAAAGGCGTAACGATGGGCTTGTTCAATTATCCCATCCTGATGGCAGCCGATATTCTGATGTTCAACGCCAACAAGGTTCCGGTGGGCAAGGACCAGGTCCAGCACATCGAAATGGCGCGCGACATCGCCGGACGCTTCAACCATATTTACGGCGAGCATTTCGTGCTCCCCGAAGCGCAGATCAGCGAGGATACCGCGGTTTTGTGCGGGCTGGACGGGCGCAAGATGAGCAAAAGTTACGACAATACCATTCCCCTGTTCGCGCCGGAGAAACAACTGCGCAAGCTGATCATGAAGATCAAGACGAACTCGCTGTTGCCCGGCGAACCCAAAGATCCGGATACCTGCGCCCTATTCGGAATCTATAGGGCTTTCGCAACGAAAGAGGAAACCGCTGCGATACGCCGGCGTTACGCGGAAGGGATCGCATGGGGCGATATGAAGAACATCCTGTTCGAGTATCTGGACGATCATCTGAAAGCCGCGAGGGAACGCTACGACGCGCTATTGCAAGCCCCCGACAAGATCGAGGAAGCCCTGCAGGACGGTGCCCGGAAGGCTCGGAGCTACAGTGCCCCGTTGATTCGGAAGGTCCGTCACAGCATCGGCATCCGCGGCCTGAGCCTCTAATTCTCGGGGAAGCTCCGACACGGCCGCGCTCCTAACGTCTTGCCGGTTTCGAGATGTCGCACGGAAGCATATACCGGGCTGAGGGCGCGCTGAGAAGACTGCTCTGGCCGGTGATGGCGCTGATATTGATCGCCGGTTGTGCGCCCAACCGGCGGGATTCTTTGGTCCTGGAAGAGGTCGGCGCCAAACATGCCATTTTTTTGGTCGATCTGGGCTGGCACACCGGATTGGCCGTGCGGCGCGCCGACATCCCCCCAGGTTTGTGGCCGGAACGCGAGGACTTTCCGAATGCGGAATATCTCGAAGTCGGTTGGGGAGACCACGATTTTTATCAGGCTGAGGGCTTCAACCCCTGGTATGCGCTCAAGGCCGCCGTGGTCCCCACCGCCAGCGTTCTCCACGTTGTAGGCGTGCCCATCCATCCGAGCGCTTATTTTCCGGCCGCCGAAATCGTGGAAATCATCGTATCGGAGCAACAGTTCAGACAGATCATCCTATCCATTCAAAATTCCTACACCCGCGAGAATACCGGCAAAGCGCAAGCCATAGGCCGGGGTTTGTATCCCGACAGCCGCTTTTACGCGGCCGAGGGCAAATTCCACGTATTCAATACCTGCAATGTCTGGGTGGCCCGCGTGCTGCGCGACGCGGGCCTGCCCGTGAACCCGTTCTTCGCCGCTTCCGCGCAGGGACTCTTGTCCCAGGCGCGCGAGTTCGGCAAGATCGTCCGACCGGCGTCGGAAGGTCGCTGAAGGCCGGTTGCGGGCCGTGAAGCGAGGCCCCATCAAGACTTTAAGGCTTGAGAATTTAGAACGAGGTATTTCCATGCATGTCGTCGTCATCGGTTCCGGCGTCGCCGGCATTACCTTCGCGGAAGAACTCCGGAAGCTCGGGCCGCAATGTACGCTTTCGATCATTACCCGCGAAGGCCACGGCTATTATTCGCGTCCCATGCTGTCCCACGGTTTTTCTCGGGAGGACATCGAGACCAAGATCATCCTGAAACCGTTCGATTCCCTGCGCGATGCCGGAATCGCAGTCCATGCGGAAACCGAGGTGCTGTCCCTGGACCGCGCCCGCAAAACCATCACCTGCCGGAACAGCTCCGGCGAATTTACCCTGAACTACGATAAGACCGTGCTCGCGCCTGGCTCGGATGCCTTGATTCCGCCGCCATTCCAGACAAGCCGCGATCTGTTCTTCGTCGTGAACAGCCTCGACGACTTGATCGAACTCAGGCGCCATCGGGAGAGCATCGTCGAAACTTCGGAAACGCCCTCCTGGGCCGTAATCGGCGGCGGACTGATCGGCTGCGAGGTCGCTTCCGATCTGGCCAAGGCGGGCGACCGGGTGGTCTTGTTTCATGCCCTGGCCAGACTCATGGAACGGCAGTTGGCGGAAGAAGATTCGATGACTCTGCTAAAGGTGTTGCAAGACCATGGTATCGAGATTCGCCTGGATGCGGCCGTACAGGGCTTCGAAAAAATCGGCGAGTCCTACGCCGTGAAATTGCAGAACGAAGTGGCGACCGGCTTTCATGGCGTCATCGTCGCCTGCGGCTTCAAGCCTCGTGTCGAACTGGCACGTCGCATCGGCCTGAATGTCAATCGCGGGATACGGGTCGACGCATTCCTGCGCACCAACGATCCCGATATCCACGCCATCGGCGATGCCGCCGAGTTCGCGGACGGCAGGCTATATGCCTATATCATGCCGATAAGACATCAAGCCTTCTGGCTCGCCCGCTTCCTTGCCGGGCAAACAGCCGAGCCGTGGCTGCCGCCCGATTTCAAGCCGCGCGCCAAGGTGCATGGCTTCAATGCCGCACACCCGTATATTTTTTGAATGGTGAAAATTCGGGGAAATCGAAATTACATTCGTCAAATCAGCAGCGTGGTGGCTCGACCGTCCGGGTACGATGAGAGTCCGGTCGGGATCGACGCCCGGCACCTCGAACGTGTTACTGATGAAAATCGCCAGGCATTGGCTCAGAATCGCCATAAACCAGACCGACAGCGTTCCGGCCATGGCAAGCACGCATTAAGAAAGCTCTGATCAAGTTGATTCCATTCATGCCCTTCGACTGAGCTCAGGAGAGCGTTCGACAAGCCTGTCATGAGCCGAGTCGAAGGGCCTGTCCTGAGCCCAGTTGAAGGGCTCACCACGATCGGAATCAATACGTTACCGTTCGTCCTGAGCCTGTCGAAGGACTGACTGTGCGTAGAGAAAGTAAAGCCCTATTCGAATCGCCCTCACCCCAACCCAATCACGCCGCACAGTCCCTGTGCGGAGCCGCAAGCGGCGCTCACGCGTGCACCCGTTCGCCGGGAGCGAACGGGAACGTGCGAAGCACGGCCCGAAGGGCGAGCCTCAGGGATGAGGCGAGTCAATCGGCCTCGCCGCGCGACGCTGTCCCGCTTCGCTCGCGAGTCCGGGGCAGCTCATCCCTAGGCTGCCCGCTCGTCGCGTTGCGCCTCGCCCTGCCGATTTGTCCCAGAGGGAGAGGGGGCCGTTGTGGCTTTACTTTCTTCACTATTATTGACCCGGCCCAAAATAACGTTCGCCCTGAGCTTGTCGAAGGGCACTTGGCTTGGGGCTTCGACAAGCTCAGCCCGAACGGAATCAATAGGGTATTTAAGGGCCGGATTAAGAGTAATCAGAGCTTCCTTAAGGTCCGGACATTGGCTTTCCGATCGGCGGCAAGGAGCCGGGGTTCGTCATCGCCTTTTTGTTCAGCGGTTTTTGCAGGGATGCCTCGATCCCTGCGGCATCGGTAATGATTTCTTCAGCGGCCTGCCGGTTCATGACGATAATGGAAATACGGCGGTTGGTGGCGGCCAAGGGGTCATCCTTCACATAAGGAACGCTCGAAGACAGCCCCACAACCCGCATCATCTTTTCTTCCCTGAGGCCACTCTTGACCAGTTCCTTCCGGGCGGAGTTGGCCCGGTCCGCGGAGAGTTCCCAATTCGTATAGCCTTGCCCGCCGCCGGGGAACGGCCTGGCGTCCGTATGCCCGGCGATGCTGATCTTGTTCGGAAGCTCGTTGATTACCGGCGCAATCTGATGGAGTATTTCCGACGCGTAGCTTTCCATCCTGGCGCTCGCCGAATTGAACATGGGCCGGCCTTCCGAATCGATGATCTGGATGCGCAGCCCCTCCTGGGTGATATCGATCCGCAGCTGATTCTTGAATTGCTGCAGCAGCGGGTTGGTTTCGATCATCCGCCCGATCTTTTTCTTCAGCGCCTCCAGCCGTTCCAGCTCCTTTTCCGAC containing:
- a CDS encoding DUF2459 domain-containing protein translates to MSHGSIYRAEGALRRLLWPVMALILIAGCAPNRRDSLVLEEVGAKHAIFLVDLGWHTGLAVRRADIPPGLWPEREDFPNAEYLEVGWGDHDFYQAEGFNPWYALKAAVVPTASVLHVVGVPIHPSAYFPAAEIVEIIVSEQQFRQIILSIQNSYTRENTGKAQAIGRGLYPDSRFYAAEGKFHVFNTCNVWVARVLRDAGLPVNPFFAASAQGLLSQAREFGKIVRPASEGR
- the motB gene encoding flagellar motor protein MotB, whose translation is MPDNLNPIVIKKIKKSGHGHHGGAWKLAYADFVTAMMAFFLLMWLLGTTEPAVRQGIAEYFKDPWKPSVRGGANTGDAVSVINGGGEDISQSEGQVKLTEQGREDIVGEAFESEKELERLEALKKKIGRMIETNPLLQQFKNQLRIDITQEGLRIQIIDSEGRPMFNSASARMESYASEILHQIAPVINELPNKISIAGHTDARPFPGGGQGYTNWELSADRANSARKELVKSGLREEKMMRVVGLSSSVPYVKDDPLAATNRRISIIVMNRQAAEEIITDAAGIEASLQKPLNKKAMTNPGSLPPIGKPMSGP
- a CDS encoding NAD(P)/FAD-dependent oxidoreductase is translated as MHVVVIGSGVAGITFAEELRKLGPQCTLSIITREGHGYYSRPMLSHGFSREDIETKIILKPFDSLRDAGIAVHAETEVLSLDRARKTITCRNSSGEFTLNYDKTVLAPGSDALIPPPFQTSRDLFFVVNSLDDLIELRRHRESIVETSETPSWAVIGGGLIGCEVASDLAKAGDRVVLFHALARLMERQLAEEDSMTLLKVLQDHGIEIRLDAAVQGFEKIGESYAVKLQNEVATGFHGVIVACGFKPRVELARRIGLNVNRGIRVDAFLRTNDPDIHAIGDAAEFADGRLYAYIMPIRHQAFWLARFLAGQTAEPWLPPDFKPRAKVHGFNAAHPYIF
- a CDS encoding tryptophan--tRNA ligase; its protein translation is MSTKSIVLTGITTTGTPHLGNYVGAIRPAIEASRDHDVLPFYFLADYHALIKCQDPERVRQSTLEIAATWLALGLDTENAVFYRQSDVPEITELAWILSCVTAKGLMNRAHAYKAAVQANEESGESDPDKGVTMGLFNYPILMAADILMFNANKVPVGKDQVQHIEMARDIAGRFNHIYGEHFVLPEAQISEDTAVLCGLDGRKMSKSYDNTIPLFAPEKQLRKLIMKIKTNSLLPGEPKDPDTCALFGIYRAFATKEETAAIRRRYAEGIAWGDMKNILFEYLDDHLKAARERYDALLQAPDKIEEALQDGARKARSYSAPLIRKVRHSIGIRGLSL
- a CDS encoding 6-pyruvoyl trahydropterin synthase family protein, with the protein product MFTITKEVYFCYGHRLMKHTGKCRHLHGHSVKAAITVVAESLNEQGMVCDFADIGAAASEYIDRQLDHNLLLHKDDPLLPALASAGERFLALDEHPTAEYLAKLIFGHVASRGYKVRSVTLWETSSACATYSEY
- a CDS encoding PilZ domain-containing protein gives rise to the protein MLEYDEKRDFIRMQADCKLTFRLADTDIVHEGVCVNISGSGILFEADTPVAVGKALVVCLVPQNKITPPLTAYIETLRCTADAGRYRIAGAIKGIKSE